In Acropora muricata isolate sample 2 chromosome 11, ASM3666990v1, whole genome shotgun sequence, one DNA window encodes the following:
- the LOC136890234 gene encoding mRNA export factor GLE1-like isoform X1 has protein sequence MMNGTAEQEVVTAQKKRASPMTWTSEKDEALCKEILLLEPFRFRPRTKESGTTWSQVAEDLRQIKSLNMTVDQRAVRDRYKILKSHFLQKMTDEEKGSGIAPPELTPVEAALEEIIEKEKEFEKQCSSEDSDKKEKAEKDRKNGEEMRQESLETFAQTKKRKLLNGEEDDIETPKVRTNRRSGADTLAYLKEKSDKEMEVKKEELQIKKKLQEEQLMEQRSMRQQQAHMVEAFSAMQQSMQRQLQQQTELQQQQQQQNSQLIMMMMQMIQNKKNN, from the exons ATG ATGAATGGTACAGCAGAACAAGAGGTGGTGACAGCACAGAAGAAAAG GGCATCTCCTATGACTTGGACGTCTGAAAAAGACGAAGCCCTGTGTAAGGAAATTCTACTATTGGAGCCGTTTAGATTTCGGCCAAGGACAAAAGAGAGTGGAACTACATGGTCACAGGTTGCAGAGGATTTAAGACAAATTAAGTCGCTCAACATGACTGTTGATCAGAGAGCTGTCCGAGATCGGTACAAGATACTTAAGTCCCACttcttgcaaaagatgacagACGAGGAAAAGGGTTCCGGTATAGCACCCCCCGAGTTGACCCCAGTTGAAGCAGCATTGGAGGAAATCATcgagaaagaaaaagagttCGAGAAGCAGTGCAGCAGTGAAGACTCagacaaaaaggaaaaggcGGAGAAAGATCGGAAAAATGGCGAAGAAATGCGCCAGGAATCGCTCGAAACCTTTGCtcaaacgaaaaaaagaaagcttttgaaTGGCGAGGAAGATGACATAGAGACACCAAAGGTCAGGACGAACCGACGATCTGGTGCAGATACCCTTGCATATCTTAAAGAGAAGTCAGACAAGGAAATGGAAGTGAAGAAAGAGGAATTACAGATAAAGAAGAAATTACAGGAAGAACAACTAATGGAACAGAGAAGTATGAGACAGCAGCAGGCTCACATGGTCGAGGCTTTTAGCGCCATGCAACAATCAATGCAGAGGCAGCTGCAACAGCAAACTGAGCTgcagcaacaacagcagcaacaaaacAGTcaattaataatgatgatgatgcaaatgatacaaaataagaaaaacaactAG
- the LOC136890234 gene encoding mRNA export factor GLE1-like isoform X2 translates to MNGTAEQEVVTAQKKRASPMTWTSEKDEALCKEILLLEPFRFRPRTKESGTTWSQVAEDLRQIKSLNMTVDQRAVRDRYKILKSHFLQKMTDEEKGSGIAPPELTPVEAALEEIIEKEKEFEKQCSSEDSDKKEKAEKDRKNGEEMRQESLETFAQTKKRKLLNGEEDDIETPKVRTNRRSGADTLAYLKEKSDKEMEVKKEELQIKKKLQEEQLMEQRSMRQQQAHMVEAFSAMQQSMQRQLQQQTELQQQQQQQNSQLIMMMMQMIQNKKNN, encoded by the exons ATGAATGGTACAGCAGAACAAGAGGTGGTGACAGCACAGAAGAAAAG GGCATCTCCTATGACTTGGACGTCTGAAAAAGACGAAGCCCTGTGTAAGGAAATTCTACTATTGGAGCCGTTTAGATTTCGGCCAAGGACAAAAGAGAGTGGAACTACATGGTCACAGGTTGCAGAGGATTTAAGACAAATTAAGTCGCTCAACATGACTGTTGATCAGAGAGCTGTCCGAGATCGGTACAAGATACTTAAGTCCCACttcttgcaaaagatgacagACGAGGAAAAGGGTTCCGGTATAGCACCCCCCGAGTTGACCCCAGTTGAAGCAGCATTGGAGGAAATCATcgagaaagaaaaagagttCGAGAAGCAGTGCAGCAGTGAAGACTCagacaaaaaggaaaaggcGGAGAAAGATCGGAAAAATGGCGAAGAAATGCGCCAGGAATCGCTCGAAACCTTTGCtcaaacgaaaaaaagaaagcttttgaaTGGCGAGGAAGATGACATAGAGACACCAAAGGTCAGGACGAACCGACGATCTGGTGCAGATACCCTTGCATATCTTAAAGAGAAGTCAGACAAGGAAATGGAAGTGAAGAAAGAGGAATTACAGATAAAGAAGAAATTACAGGAAGAACAACTAATGGAACAGAGAAGTATGAGACAGCAGCAGGCTCACATGGTCGAGGCTTTTAGCGCCATGCAACAATCAATGCAGAGGCAGCTGCAACAGCAAACTGAGCTgcagcaacaacagcagcaacaaaacAGTcaattaataatgatgatgatgcaaatgatacaaaataagaaaaacaactAG
- the LOC136889556 gene encoding melanocyte-stimulating hormone receptor-like: MASHFASTSEKEILSMNEEAVPKNTKMATKYLMAPASPFNQTAAKLPNQQCLLRGIPQRAQLILRDVTISVVIPLDTLLALLSVTFNSVILLAILRRRSVQRASLLLLCSLSTTDEIWAIVSVVHNTEFLILGKDLCPKEAAARKIFAAHLCFFSTIGSLAMISRDRFLAVTNPLRYRSHVSRARAIKQIAMVWVMSVIIAVIASSHNHFPAASSIFPYLGIPLSFCYALTIIGCYIGVLIATCRHRASMHLYGGPMRTVLKREKRVANTVGLILLVFGLTLLPTVIAPIALYHFNGLTPLDATPLRPFHSILITLNGLLNPLLNFGRDEDVRRTVRRLTRWQRCCGAVRHCCGVDNGQRRRNLLFFRRNDRVTVGSNQFPHNDRELRMQNSNQSKS; this comes from the exons atggcttcccatTTCGCTTCGACTtctgaaaaggaaattctttcaatgaacgaggaggctgtaccgaaaaacacgaaaatggcaacaaagtatttaatg GCACCTGCGTCACCCTTCAACCAAACTGCGGCTAAGTTACCAAATCAACAATGTCTTCTTAGAGGCATTCCTCAACGAGCGCAACTCATCTTACGTGACGTCACGATTTCAGTAGTCATTCCCCTCGacactttgttggctttgttgtcaGTCACGTTCAACTCTGTTATTCTCCTTGCCATTTTACGCAGGCGATCCGTTCAACGCGCTTCGTTGCTTCTTCTATGCAGCCTCTCAACCACCGACGAGATCTGGGCAATAGTGTCTGTTGTCCACAATACAGAGTTTCTTATTCTCGGTAAAGACTTGTGCCCGAAGGAAGCTGCTGCAAGAAAAATCTTCGCGGCtcatctttgtttcttttcgaCTATTGGTAGTTTAGCGATGATAAGCCGTGATCGTTTTTTAGCAGTGACGAACCCCTTGCGGTACCGAAGTCACGTGAGCAGGGCTCGTGCAATCAAGCAAATAGCAATGGTGTGGGTAATGAGTGTAATCATTGCTGTTATAGCGTCCAGCCACAATCATTTTCCTGCAGCATCATCGATATTTCCTTATCTCGGAATTCCGCTTTCTTTTTGCTATGCCTTGACAATCATTGGTTGTTATATCGGAGTACTGATTGCAACTTGCCGTCATAGGGCTTCCATGCATCTATACGGAGGTCCCATGCGCACAGTTTTGAAGCGTGAGAAAAGAGTAGCTAACACAGTTGGCTTGATCCTTCTTGTTTTCGGCTTGACTCTTCTGCCAACTGTTATTGCTCCAATTGCATTGTACCACTTTAATGGTCTCACTCCACTTGATGCAACTCCTTTGAGGCCGTTTCACTCTATTTTGATCACTCTCAATGGCCTACTGAATCCCCTACTAAACTTTGGCCGCGATGAGGACGTTCGGAGAACGGTGCGCCGCTTAACAAGATGGCAAAGGTGCTGCGGAGCAGTGCGTCACTGCTGCGGCGTAGATAATGGACAGCGACGCAGAAATCTGCTTTTCTTCCGACGAAACGACAGAGTGACTGTTGGTTCAAACCAATTTCCCCACAATGATCGCGAACTAAGAATGCAAAACTCTAACCAATCTAAAAGCTGA
- the LOC136889557 gene encoding adenosine receptor A2b-like, whose translation MSVVHNTKFLILKDLCPKEAAAKDFFAAYLCFFSTIGSLAMISRDRLLAVSSPLRYRIHVTRSRAIKQIAMVWVLSVILAVIGSSHNHFPSASSIFPYLGSALSLSYALTIIGCYIGVLIANCRHRASIHLYGGPMRTALKREKRVANTVGLILLVFSLTLLPIIIVPIALYHFNGLTPRDATPVRPFYSSLITLNGLLNPLLNFGRDEDVRRTVRRLTRCKGGGVRHCGGVDNGQRRRNLLFFRRNNRETVGSHQITQNERELRMQDFDQSKG comes from the coding sequence ATGTCTGTTGTCCACAACACAAAGTTTCTTATCCTGAAAGACTTGTGCCCGAAGGAAGCTGCTGCAAAAGACTTCTTCGCAGCttatctttgtttcttttctacTATTGGTAGTTTAGCAATGATAAGCCGTGATCGTCTTTTAGCAGTGAGCAGCCCCTTGCGGTACCGAATTCACGTGACCAGGTCCCGTGCAATCAAGCAAATAGCAATGGTGTGGGTGCTGAGTGTAATCCTTGCTGTTATTGGTTCCAGCCACAATCATTTTCCTTCCGCATCATCGATATTTCCTTATCTCGGAAGTGCGCTTTCTCTTAGCTATGCCTTAACAATCATTGGTTGTTATATTGGAGTACTGATTGCAAATTGCCGTCATAGGGCTTCCATCCATCTATACGGAGGTCCCATGCGCACAGCTTTGAAGCGTGAGAAAAGAGTAGCTAACACAGTTGGCTTGATCCTTCTTGTTTTTTCCTTAACTCTCTtgccaattattattgttccaATTGCATTGTACCACTTTAATGGTCTCACTCCACGTGATGCAACTCCTGTGAGGCCGTTTTACTCTAGTTTGATCACTCTTAATGGCCTACTGAATCCTCTTCTTAACTTTGGTCGCGATGAAGACGTTCGGAGAACGGTTCGCCGCTTAACAAGATGCAAAGGCGGAGGAGTGCGTCACTGCGGTGGCGTAGATAATGGACAGCGACGCAGAAATCTGCTTTTCTTCCGACGAAACAACAGAGAGACTGTTGGTTCACACCAAATTACCCAAAATGAACGCGAACTAAGAATGCAAGACTTTGACCAATCTAAAGGCTGA